GCCCGTCCCGCTCGCGAAACTGCGCGAGGAGCGTACGATCCGCGTCCTGCACGTCGACGACGACCCGGACCTCGGCGAGATGGTCGGCACGTTCCTGGAGCGAATCGACGAGGATCTGACCGTCGTCACCGAGACGAGCGCCGTGGCGGCGCTCGAACACGTCCGCGAGGGCGACGTCGACTGCGTGGTCAGCGATTACCAGATGCCAAACACCGACGGCCTTGAGCTGCTTGAGCTGGTGCGCGACCAGCACCCGGACCTCCCTTTCATCCTCTTTACCGGCAAGGGCAGCGAGGAGATCGCGAGCGAGGCCATCGCGGCCGGCGTCACCGACTACATGCAGAAGGGGACCGGGACCGACACGTACGAGGTACTCGCGAACCGGGTGCGAAACGCCGTCGAGCAGTACCGGACCGAACAGCAGTTCTGGAGCGCGCTCTCGTGGTACCAGCGCCTGGTCGAACAGGAGCTGGCCGGGGTCTGTATCGTCCAGGCCGGTGAGTTCGTCTACGTCAACCAGCGACTCGCCGAGATTCTCGGGTACGGTCAGGACGAACTCGTCGGCCAGCCCCCCTCGTTCGTCGTCGGCACCGACCGGGCCGACTCCCTGGAGGTGCTCCAGACCCCAGACGATGACCAGGCCGATTCCTTCGAGACCGAGTGCACCGTCCTCCGGGCAGACGGCGAGTCGGTCACCATCGAGGTCTCCGGCGGGGCCATCGAGTACGACGGCGACCCGGCCTGGATCTGTGTCGCCCGGGAACGCGACGACGCGTAGCGGGTCTACACCTTGACGAGGACCTTGATAGCCTCCCGCTCGTCCATCGCGCGGTAGCCTTCCGGGACGCCCTGGAGGTCGACCGTCTTCGTGAACACCGGCGCGGGGTCGAGCACACCCTGCAGGACGTCGTCCATCAGGTCCTCCACGTAGGCCCGGACGGGTGCGACGCCGCCGGCCAGCGTGATGTTGTCGCTGAACAGCGAGTACAGCAGGTCGCCACCCTCGACGCCGTAGGGGACGCCGACGTAGCCGATCGTCCCGCCCGGCCGGCAGACGTCGACGGCCGTCTCCATCGACGACTGTGCCCCGACACACTCCAGTACGTGGTCGACGCCGCCGGCGGTCAGCGCCTCGACTTCACGGACGGCCTCGTCGCCGCGACTGGAGACGACGTCGGTGGCGCCGAACTCCTCGGCCAGTTCGAGGCGGTCCTCGTGGTGGCCCATCGCGACGATGCGGTTCGCGCCGAGGCGCTGGGCCGCGAGCACGCCACAGAGGCCGACCGCACCGTCGCCGATCACCACGCAGGTGCTCCCCTGCTCGACGTCGGCGCTGACCGCTGCGTGGTGGCCCGTACACATCACGTCGGTCAGCGGGAGCAGCGACTCGAGCATGTCCTCGTCGTCGGCGTGTCGGTCGGGCACCCGGACGAGCGTCCCGTCGGCGTACGGGACCCGGACCTTCTCGCCCTGCGCGCCGTCGTGTTCGCCACCCCACCCCTCGTCCTCGATACAGGAGGTGTAGATACCCTTCCGACAGGGCCCGCACTCGCCGCAGCTGATGGCAAAGGGCGAGAGGACGCGGTCCCCGACGTCGACCGAGTCGACGTCGTCGCCCACCGCCTCGACGATGCCCATCGGTTCGTGGCCGGTTCGCCACCCCTCCTCGTAGTCCCGCTCGCCGCGGTAGAACCAGAGGTCCGACCCGCAGACGGCGGTGTGCGTGATTCGGACGACGGCGTCGGTCGATGCCTCGAGCTCCGGGTCCGGAACTTCCTCGACGCGAACGTCTCGCGTGCCGTGGTAGACTGTCGCTTGCATCGGTCACCCATTCGAAGCGGGGCCACAAAAACACGCCACCTCGAGACTGTCGTTCGTGCCGGCGACCCGCACAAACACAACCCCTTTTGTCCCGTCCCCACTACACTCGCCCAATGGCGAAGTGCGACGTGTGTGGTAGGTCGGAAAGTATGCCCTACCAGTGTGGGCACTGTGGCGGGACGTACTGTGGGGAACACCGACTGCCCGAGGCACACGACTGTCCGGGGCTTGACAGCTAGGGCGACCCCGACGGCGTGTTCGACAGCGGGTTCGACGACAGCGTGACGACCGGCGGGTCCAGCCAGTCGGGCGGGCTGGCCGACCGCGTCGGACTCGACACCGGGCCGGGCGGCGTCTTCGGCTACTTCCGTGGGAACATGACCTACGTGTTCCTGGCGCTGATGGCCATCACCTTCATCGCCGAACAGGTCGTCGGCCAGCTGGTCGGCATCTCGAACCCTGTCTTCTACTCGCGGTCCGAACTCTGGCGCTCTATCTTCCTGTTGCACCCGGACAACCTCCTGTACGTCTGGACGTGGGTGACCTCGATCTTCGCCCACGACCCGGCGGGGTTCTACCACATCCTCGGGAACGGCATCGTCATCTACTTCTTCGGCCGGCTGGTCGAACAGCAGCTGGGCTCGAAGCGGTTCACCGTCTTCTTCCTGGCCTCGGGGATGCTGGCGGGGCTGGGACAGGTCCTGTTGCAGCTGGTCCAGGGGGCCAGTTACGGCGTCCTGGGGGCGAGCGGGGCCGCGCTGGCCATCCTCGGCTTCCTGACGGTGCTGAACCCGGACCTGCGGGTGTACCTCTACTTCCTCATCCCGGTGCCTATCTGGGCAATCACCGGGTTCTACCTGCTGGCGAGCGTCTTCGGGATGCTCTCGCCCGGCAGCGTCGGCCTGCTCGGGGGCAACGTCGCCCACACGGCCCACCTCATCGGGCTGGGAATCGGCCTCTGGTACGGGAACAAGGTCAAGAGCCGGGCACACGTCCCGTCGTCGCTGCAGTTCGGCGGTGGCGGCCCGGGTGGTCCGGGCGGTCCCGGCGGCCCCGGCCGACGCCGCCCCTGACCGATGGACGTCGTTCGCCCGGAGTTCGTCCCGGACCCGTCGCTCTCGCGCGCGGCGATGGAGGCCCTCCAGCGCGACATCGCGGCGGCCGCCGTCTTCGAGGACGACCTCTCGTTCGACGTCGCGTCACTCCGGACCGACAGCGACCAGCGAACGCTGGCGGACGCCCCCGGGGACGCTGCCGACGAGGCGCCGCTGGTCGCCGGCGTCGACCAGGCCTTCGTCGACGACCGGGCCGTCTCGGCCGTCGTCGTCCTGCAGGACGGCGCCGTCGTCGAAGAGGTCACCGCCGTCGCCCCGGCGGTCATCCCCTACATCCCCGGCCTGCTCTCCTTCCGCGAGGGCGGGGCCATCCTCGCGGCCTTCGAGCGACTCGACCACGACCCCGACGTCGTCCTCGTCGACGGCAGCGGGCGGGTCCACTTCCGCGAGGCCGGCCTGGCGACCCACGTCGGCGTCACGCTCGACGTGCCGACGGTCGGCGTCGCGAAGAACCTGCTCTGTGGCCGGCCGCGCGCCTCGCTGGACCGGAAACTCCCGGTCGGCGAACGCGTGGCCATCGAGGCCGACCCCGACGTCGAGACGGCCGCCGAGGGGACGGTCATCGGCTACGCCGTCCAGAGCCGCCAGTACGACTCGCCCGACCGCCACGTCAACCCGCTCGTCGTGAGTCCCGGCCACCGGGTGAGCGCGACGACGGCCGCCGACATCGTCCTGGCGACGGCTACCGGCTACAAGTTGCCCGAACCGACCCGCCTCGCCGACCGGGCGGCCGACGCCGCACGGGAACGGGTCGAGACGGGCGAGTGAGCGGCCGTCGCCCGACAAGCGGCGACTAACTATGACCCTCGACCGTCTCGACGACGGCAGATGGCCACGCTCGCACGGGTCGGCGACGGGGGCGTTACGACGGGACGGCCGTCGGCGTCGCTCCCCTCGTCACCGACCGATCCAGCGAATCTGACGGCCGAGGAGGAGAGCCCATGGCATCCGACCAAGAGATAGAGACGAGCGCGCGACGCATCACCCCCGTTCGCGAGGCGGCGACGGTCGCCCCCGGGACGGAACTGCTGTTCGAAGTCGGCGTCCCCGAGTCGGCCGCGGGCCGGGCCGGGACGCGCTGGACGGTCGACGGCCGGGAGGCGACCGACGTCGGGCCGCTCCACGACGAGTACCTGCACCACGGGATGGACTTCCTCCGGCGGACCTTCGAGTCGCCGGGCGAACACGAGGTGACCGCCGTCGTCGTCGACGAGGCCGGCGAGGACGTCGATACGGTCGCGTGGACAGTTACCGTCGCGGACGGCGGCAGCCAGGCACCGGTCCTCGAGCGGCCGACCGCGGTCCAGGAGGTGACCTACGCCGACGACACCGACGCCGTCGACCTGACGATAGCGGTGCGGGACCCCGACGCCGACCTCCACCGGACGGTGTGGTTCCTGCGGGGCGGCGACGTCTACCTCGGGGCCACGTCCGTCCAGGGCGACCGGGACACGGCCACGCTGTCAGTCACGACCTTCTGTGACTACTGTCGCGTGTTCGTCCTGCTCGTCGACGAGAACGGCGCCGTCCGTTCGACCGCGCCCTACTACTTCCACCGCGTCGCGGACGCGAGCTCCGAGGCCGTCGGCGTCGACCAGACGCTGGTCGTCCGGAGCGACGACGGCGACCGGGTCTTCTACGAGTTCGAGGTCAGCGGCACCCTCGCCTACGGGCCCGCGGGCGACGAACCGGCCCACCCGGAGTTCATCGAGGGCGCCCGTGCCCGCAGTTCCGTCGCGGGGGCCAGCGAGGACGTCTTTACGTTCACCGGCGAACTCACGGACGTCCGGACCGAGGGCCCCGCCGTCGTGACGGTCGACGACGACCGGGTCGACCTCTCTGTGTTCGACGACGGTCGGCTGGACCTCTCGGTGTTCGACGCCGACCTGCGCCCCGAGTCCGCCGCCGGCACGGACGCCGAGGTCCACGACCTGGTCGTCGAGAGCACCGGCGCCGAACGGGCGGAGTACGCGCTCGCTGTCAGCGGTGACCTCGAGTACGACGACGACGAACGGACCGACCCGTTCCCCCAGGACCGGGACGGGGCGACCGCGACCGGGACCGTCGCCGACGGCGAGCGCGACCGGTATCAGTTCACGGGCGAGGTGACCGAGTGCTCGGTCGTCGGCCCGGCGACCGTTCGCATCGACGACCAGGTGGTGACCAGCGCGGCCGAGTCGGCCCCGCCACCCGACGACGGTGCGGCGGTCAGCATCCAGGTCGTGGAGTCGGACGTGTCGGTCGAACGCGGCGCCGACGTCGAACTGCGGGGGCTCGTTCGCAACGAGGGGGACGCGGCCGGCGAGCGACGGGTGTGGACCAGTCTGACCGGCCCGGACGTGCTGCAGTTCCGGCGGGACCTGGTGGTCGACCTGGACCCGGACGACCTGCGGTTCGTGGACCTCGAGCCGTACGACACCGCGGCCCTCCCGCCGGGCGAGTACACGTTCTCGGCCACCACCGGGGACGACACCGCCTCGACGACCGTCACCGTCGACGCCGAGTGACCGTCCCTGACAACGTATAACTGCCCGGGGCGTGTTCGCCCAGACGACACATGGCGAAGACGGTGCTGATAACGGGTGCGTCCTCCGGAATCGGGCGAGCGACTGCAGAGGCCTTCCTGGCCGACGACTGGACGGTCTGGGCGACCGCACGCGACGAATCGGACCTGGCGGACCTGCCGGACGGGTGCGTGACGGCCGAGCTCGACGTGACCAACGCCCGCGAGTGCGAGCGGGTCGTCGAGGATCTGGTCGACGCGGAGCGGCGCGTCGACTGCCTCGTGAACAACGCCGGCTACGGCCAGTTCGGAGCCGTCGAGGACGTCTCGACCGGACAGGTCGACGCCCAGTTCGACGTCAACCTCTATGGCCCACACCGACTGATTCGCGAGGTGCTCCCGCACATGCGGGCCCGCGAGAACGGGACCGTCGTCACCCTCTCCGACGTCGCCGGGAAGCTCGCGCTCCCCAGCCAGGGCGTCTACGCCGCCTCGAAACACGCGGTGGAGGGGCTCCACGACGCGCTCCGCGCTGAGGTCGCACAGTACGACGTCGACGTGGTGCTCGTCGAACCCGGCCCCGTCGAGACCGGGTTCGAGGAGCGGGCCGTCGCGGAGCGCGAGGCCACCGACGCGACGGGGGCCTACGACTGGCTCTACGAGGCCGCCGCCGACGCTCGGCTCTCGGGGGTCACCGACGCCTTCGCCGTCTCACCGGAGGCGGTGGCGCTGACGGTTCGCGACGCCGCGAACGCCAGCGACCCGCGCCCGCGCTATCCCGTCGGCGAGGCGGCCCGCGTCCTGCTCCTGGCCCGGTATCTCCCCCCGCGCTGGCGAGACGCCGCCGTCGACCTCGTACGGAAGTTCGTCTGACCATGATACGCGACTCCGACACCCTCGCTCGCTCGCCCGCCCACGACTGCGCGCTTGACTGCCTCGAGGCCGGCATCGAGGCCGCCCGGCCCCGGACCGTCGTCGCCGAGGCGGTCCAGCGCACGGGCAGTCAGCTCCGAATCGACGACGCCGTCTACGACCTCGAGGCCTACGAGCGCGTCGTCGTCCTCGGCGGTGGCAAGGCCGCCGCCCAGGTCGCACGCGAACTCGAGACGGTCCTCGGCGACGCTATCACGGGGGGCGTCGTCGTCACCGACGACCCGGATGCCTGCGACCAGGTGACCGTCCGCGAGGGCGACCACCCCGTCCCCAGCCAGCGTGGCGTCGAGGGCGCCAAAGCGGTCCTCGAACAGGCCCGGGCCGCCGACGCGTCGACGCTGGTGCTGGCCGTCATCACCGGCGGGGGGAGCGCGCTGCTCCCGGCACCGGCCGAGGCGGTGGGTCTCGAGGCGCTCCAGTCGGTCACCGACGCGCTGCTCGCATCGGGCGCGACCATCGACGAGATAAACGCCGTCCGCAAGCACTGCTCGCGGCTGAAAGGCGGGCGACTCGCCGCGGCGGCCACACCGGCGACGGTGGCGACGCTGGTCTTCTCGGACGTCGTCGGCAACGACCTCTCGGTCATCGCCAGCGGCCCCACGGTCCCCGACGGGACGACGTTCGCCGACGCGCTGGCGGTCCTGGACCGGTACGACATCGACGCCCCCGCGGTCCGCGGGTACCTGCAGGCCGGCGTCGACGGCGACGCGCCCGAGACCCCCTCGGCGGGCGACCCCGCGTTCGACAGGGTCTCGACGCACGTGCTCGCGGACGCCTGGACCGCACTCGAGGCGGCCCGGTCGACGGCCCTGGAGCACGGCTACGAGACGATGGTCCTCTCCTCACGACTTCGCGGCGAGGCCCGCGAGGCCGGCCTGGCCCACCTCGCGGTGGCCGAGGAGGTGGTCTCGACCGGCAACCCCGTCGAGCCACCCGCCGTCGTGCTCTCGGGTGGCGAACTGACCGTGACGGTCCGGGGCGACGGCGAGGGCGGACCCAATCAGGAGTTCGCGCTCGCGGGCGCCATCGACCTGCCGGCC
The DNA window shown above is from Haloarcula halobia and carries:
- a CDS encoding response regulator produces the protein MTGDRVLHLDGETVRLSRSVLHNSTRAAGHDAPLLRTESTDQPTDNAIEVPVPLAKLREERTIRVLHVDDDPDLGEMVGTFLERIDEDLTVVTETSAVAALEHVREGDVDCVVSDYQMPNTDGLELLELVRDQHPDLPFILFTGKGSEEIASEAIAAGVTDYMQKGTGTDTYEVLANRVRNAVEQYRTEQQFWSALSWYQRLVEQELAGVCIVQAGEFVYVNQRLAEILGYGQDELVGQPPSFVVGTDRADSLEVLQTPDDDQADSFETECTVLRADGESVTIEVSGGAIEYDGDPAWICVARERDDA
- a CDS encoding SDR family oxidoreductase; translated protein: MAKTVLITGASSGIGRATAEAFLADDWTVWATARDESDLADLPDGCVTAELDVTNARECERVVEDLVDAERRVDCLVNNAGYGQFGAVEDVSTGQVDAQFDVNLYGPHRLIREVLPHMRARENGTVVTLSDVAGKLALPSQGVYAASKHAVEGLHDALRAEVAQYDVDVVLVEPGPVETGFEERAVAEREATDATGAYDWLYEAAADARLSGVTDAFAVSPEAVALTVRDAANASDPRPRYPVGEAARVLLLARYLPPRWRDAAVDLVRKFV
- a CDS encoding glycerate kinase type-2 family protein; the protein is MIRDSDTLARSPAHDCALDCLEAGIEAARPRTVVAEAVQRTGSQLRIDDAVYDLEAYERVVVLGGGKAAAQVARELETVLGDAITGGVVVTDDPDACDQVTVREGDHPVPSQRGVEGAKAVLEQARAADASTLVLAVITGGGSALLPAPAEAVGLEALQSVTDALLASGATIDEINAVRKHCSRLKGGRLAAAATPATVATLVFSDVVGNDLSVIASGPTVPDGTTFADALAVLDRYDIDAPAVRGYLQAGVDGDAPETPSAGDPAFDRVSTHVLADAWTALEAARSTALEHGYETMVLSSRLRGEAREAGLAHLAVAEEVVSTGNPVEPPAVVLSGGELTVTVRGDGEGGPNQEFALAGAIDLPAGAVLAAVDTDGRDGASDAAGAIVDSETVTDTAAARDALDDNDAGGFLDGREARIVTGRTGTNVNDLRVLVVD
- a CDS encoding endonuclease V, whose protein sequence is MDVVRPEFVPDPSLSRAAMEALQRDIAAAAVFEDDLSFDVASLRTDSDQRTLADAPGDAADEAPLVAGVDQAFVDDRAVSAVVVLQDGAVVEEVTAVAPAVIPYIPGLLSFREGGAILAAFERLDHDPDVVLVDGSGRVHFREAGLATHVGVTLDVPTVGVAKNLLCGRPRASLDRKLPVGERVAIEADPDVETAAEGTVIGYAVQSRQYDSPDRHVNPLVVSPGHRVSATTAADIVLATATGYKLPEPTRLADRAADAARERVETGE
- a CDS encoding zinc-dependent alcohol dehydrogenase family protein yields the protein MQATVYHGTRDVRVEEVPDPELEASTDAVVRITHTAVCGSDLWFYRGERDYEEGWRTGHEPMGIVEAVGDDVDSVDVGDRVLSPFAISCGECGPCRKGIYTSCIEDEGWGGEHDGAQGEKVRVPYADGTLVRVPDRHADDEDMLESLLPLTDVMCTGHHAAVSADVEQGSTCVVIGDGAVGLCGVLAAQRLGANRIVAMGHHEDRLELAEEFGATDVVSSRGDEAVREVEALTAGGVDHVLECVGAQSSMETAVDVCRPGGTIGYVGVPYGVEGGDLLYSLFSDNITLAGGVAPVRAYVEDLMDDVLQGVLDPAPVFTKTVDLQGVPEGYRAMDEREAIKVLVKV